The sequence below is a genomic window from Cobetia sp. cqz5-12.
AGGCATTGACTATCAATGAGTTGGCGTAAACAAACCTCATGATCATCACTGGTAATACCAGATGATCTCAAGTAGCAGAAACAAATGGACTCTCTTACCTTGAGCTAGCGTCAGGTGCGACAGAACAACGCACCCATCCAACAACAACGACTTATAAACGACGTTCGCCACGCAACATAGGGAGTGTGCTGCACATGAATCAGTCGCTATTGGCATTGTTGGCCTTTGTGCCATTGCTGCTCGCCGGAGTGCTGTTGATCGGCTTTCGTATGGCCGCCCGCCTCGCCATGCCCATCGTCTTCGTGGTCACGGCGCTGATCGCCCTGCTGGCTTGGGACATGACCTTCACTCGTGTCCTGGCCTCGTCACTCCAGGGGCTGATACTGACGGTCGCGATCCTGTGGATCATCTTCGGCGCCCTGCTGCTGCTCAATACCCTCAAACATTCCGGCGGCATTGCCGCGATACGCAACGGCTTCTCCGGCATCAGTCCAGACCGCCGTGTGCAGGCCATCATCGTCGCCTGGCTGTTCGGTTGCTTCATCGAAGGTGCCTCAGGCTTCGGCACACCCGCTGCCGTCGCAGCCCCCTTGATGGTGGCGCTGGGCTTCCCGGCCCTGGCTGCAGTCGTGGTGGGCATGATGGTGCAGTCGACACCTGTCTCCTTCGGTGCCGTCGGCACGCCCATCGTGGTCGGGGTCTCCGGTGGCCTCGACAAGGCCGGTGTCAGCGAGACTCTGGCCGCGAACGGCTCCAACTGGGACAGCTACTTCCAGTTGATCACCTCTGAAGTCGCCATCACCCACGGCATCATCGGGATCTGCATGCCGTTGATCATGGTCGCGGTGATGGTGCGCTTCTTCGGCGCCAATCGCTCCTGGCGTGAAGGGTTGGAGGTCGCACCCTTCGCCTTGTTCGCCGGGGTCTGCTTCGTGGTGCCTTATGTATTGGCGGGCCTGTTGCTGGGACCGGAATTCCCCTCGATGATCGGCGCCATGGTCGGGCTCGCCATCGTGGTACCGGCGGCGCGCAAGGGCTTCCTGCTGCCCAGCCGGACCTGGGACTTCCCGCACGCTGACAGCTGGCCCGCGGAGTGGATCGGCAAGCTGGACATGACACTTGAGCCCGTCGAGGGTCGCAAGCCGCTGTCGGTCGGCATGGGGTGGCTGCCGTATGTGCTGCTCGCGGTACTGCTGGTGATGTCACGCGTCATTACGCCGATCAAGGACACGCTGACTTCGTGGAGCTTCGGCTGGAGCAGCATTCTCGGAGAGGGCGACATCTCCGGCAGTCTGCAGCCACTGTACCTGCCCGGCGGCATTCTGGTGGTCGTGGTACTGCTGACCATCGTGCTGCACCGCATGCGCATGCGTGATGTCAGTGCTGCCGTCAGCGAATCCAGCCGCACCATCCTCGGCGCAGGCTTCGTGCTGCTGTTCACGATTCCGATGGTGCGCATCCTGATCAATTCCGGCGTCAACGAGGCGGATCTGGTGTCGATGCCGGTGGCGATGGCGCAGTTCATCGCCGATGGCGTGGGCGATATCTACCCGCTGTTCGCGCCGAGTGTCGGTGCCCTCGGGGCCTTCATCGCCGGCTCCAACACCGTCTCCAATCTGATGCTGGCTGATTTCCAGTTCAACGTCGCCCAGGCCCTGGGCATCTCCAGCGCCATGATGGTCGCCCTCCAGGCAGTCGGCGCGGCTGCTGGCAACATGATCGCCATCCACAACGTGGTGGCCGCCTCGGCCACCGTCGGCCTCCTGGGGCGCGAAGGCGTCACGCTACGCAAGACGATCCTGCCGACGCTCTACTACGTGATCTTCGCTGGCATCATCGGCATGATCGCCTTCCATGGCCTGGGGGTGGTCGATGGTTTGATGCGCTGACAGAGCGCCACGTATCACTGTGACAAACGACAGCAGGCCCGCATTGTGTGCGGGCCTGCTGTCGTAGGGAGATCATCAACATAATATTGAATGTGTTTACTCCAGGGGCCTGTTTATCAACAAGGCACGGCGTAATAAATTGCCCCATATCACCGAAACGGCAGCCTTCATGCCGCAAGTTTCTGGAGCAGACACCCCATGACTCACTCTGTATTGCACCCCACCCGATTACAGCAGACCCGCTTGCAGCAAGCCCGCGAGCTCGAACTGCCTTCCCGCGAAGCCATGCTGCGGCGCGCCCCCTCCGTCCAACAATTCTGGGACAGCCACCGTCAACTGCTGAGTGACGCCTGGCGTGAATGGGAAGCCGTCGAGCCAGACGACCTCGCCATCCTCGACAGTGGATTGATCGACAAGGCGCTGCGCACTGCCGTCAAGCAGGCGTGGGAGAATCCCGAGCGCGAGACGGACGTCAAGGCGCTGATGACAGAAGTCGCCACCGACGTCTATCAGTTCCAGCTCTTCGATGTCGAGCGCATCGTTGATTTGCGCAACCTGCTGGAAAAGGCATGGGATGCCGGTATTCCGCTGCGCCCGCCCTACGGCATCGTGCTGAATCGACGCGGCGCCATGCTCGACCGTCGCTCCGAGGGCTATCTGGCGGCACCGAGCTTCCAGGCGTTCTATCAGCAGCTGCTGGATACCTACATGCGCCCGATCTCGCGGCTGCTGTTCCCGGAAATCATGGGCTACGATAGCCAGTCCTTCGGCTTCTCGATCCACTATCAGCCCACCACGGACGCCTCGATTCGGCCGCATACCGATGCCTCGTCCGTGACCCTCAACATCAACATGAACCTGCCCGACGAGACCTTCGAGGGCTCCGAACTGGACGTTCTGGAAGCCGCCAGCGGAGACGCAGTTCGCTTCTCGTTCACGCCCGGCTCGGCCATGCTGCATCGGGGCAATGTGCCGCATGCCGCGCAGCCGATCACCAGCGGCCAGCGCTCCAACCTGGTGCTGTGGCTGTATGGTGAGCGAGGCCAGATACCGCCACAGGGCGCCCAGCGTCGGCCGATACCTGCCAGGGAGCGCTGGGTCTCCACAGGCGCCGAACAGGATGATTACGCACCGTTCTGATGGCTATCGCTAGTAAGAAAAAACGACAAAGGGGGCCTGGTTCAGGCCCCCTTTGTCGTTGTCATGCGATCGATAACACCGCTCAATCATCCGTTCATGACCATCGGATCGTGGCCTCGCCTGCCATGACGGGAAAGCCGAGCAGGTCACGAAGGGTCGCGGCATCCGGCGAGAGCGTCAGCCAGCTCACGGCGGCGATATTGAGCAGTACCGCACACCAAAACACGAGCCGGTAGCTTGTCTTGCGCGTCTTGTGGCGCAGGCTTTGCTGGGCGATCAGCGCGCCCGGCCATCCACACAGCAGCTCCATGAAGTGCAAGGTATCCTCGCGGACTCTCTGTTCACTCTCAGTAGCGGCCAATTTATCTACCCGATACGCCATGTACGCCACCAGGCTCATGCCCAGATACGCTGCAGGCAACATCCATGGCAGACGCTCCTGCCACCAGCCCGCTCCGAGTACCACCATCACGGCCAACGCCACCAACCATGCAAGCCACACCCCGGTAGAGGTGGTGGAAGCTCCGGCCCCATGGGTGCGAAAGCGGATGGCACGTGGGCGATTGTTGTCATCCATACCCAACTGATAGTGCACCTGCGCGCTGGCCTTGGGTCGCCCGCGCCCCTGGTAGGCGCTGATGTGGGCAAAGACATCCTTGCCACCCGACGCCGGGGTAATGAAGCCGAAGCCCTTGTCATCGTTCCAGCGCGTCAATCGTCCTTGAAGGTTCATCGTCTCATCTCTTCCTGCTCCGGCCCCTAGCCGATGAAGGTACCCGTGGCATTGCCGCTGCCCTTGCCACCGGCACCACCGTCACCGCCACCATCACCGTTTTCGTCATCATCTCCGTCATGCCTGCCATCCTTGCGCTCATGCTCGGTTTCCCGCCCGTCACGCTGACCGCCCACAGGATCCTGATCCTGTGAGTGAGCGCCTTGTTCATGATCACGGATATCGGCAGCAGAGGCTTTCTGCGAGTTGGCATGTACGGCCAGTGCATCATCGGGATTGCGCGCCGAGACCTGTGCCTGCTCTTGATAGCCCTGGGTTTCCAGCAGGCTCGCGTACCACTGGTTGCCCTTGAGGCTGATGGTCAGGTTCAAGCCCAGGAACAGGACGTTGGAAATCAGCTGCCCTTCCATCGTCGCGGGAATGAAGACCGAGCTGAGGACGATGAAGCCGAACAGGCTGCCCGCCAGCAACCACATGCGCTTGTAGAGCGCCCAGAACATGCCGAAGAAGAACGCCGGCCAGGACCAGCCGATCTTGACGGCACGTGTGCCGTGCTGGGGATGGGTCAGAATACGAAATGAAGCCATCGAAGAGATCCTTGTCTATGACGCCGAGCCAGTCGTGAGCCGCCAGGGGCGCGGAACAAATGACATGCATCGTCCACTATACCGCTGCCCACTTGTCAGGACCATGAACCTCGCTGGCGCTATCTCACTGATTCTTCTCAAGCTTGTCAGCCGCTCGAGTGATCGAGCCATTTACGCCTGACGACACAGCTCACAGCGTCTGGATGACCAGAGGCGCCTCTCCCGCCGGATAGGCACAGCACATCAGCACCTGTCCCTGAGCCACGGCGGCCTGTGGCGGCTCGGGATACTGCACCTGCCCCTCGACGAGTCGCAGGGCACAGCTACCACAGCGCCCGGAACGGCAACTGGACAGGGCATTCACGCCTGACTGCTCGGCCAGCTCCAGCAGGTTGCCCTGTTCGGGCGTCCACTGTCGTGTAATGCCCGCATCGCTGGAGGACGGCTGGCCAGGTGCCCCACGCGGCGTGAAGGTGACTTGGGTACGCTCCGGCAAGCGCGCCTGAAAATCTGCTGATTGCGCAACCGCGAGGGTGTTTCCCTCCTCAAGCGAGCCAAGGCCAAAGAATTCGTGATGCAGTCGCTCTCGCGGCAAGCCCAGCGCCATCAGGGCGGCGTATTGGGCGCGCATGAAGCCCTCGGAGCCACACAGATAGACATGGCTCAAGGCAAGGCCCGACAGATTACCCGCCAGACTCGCTAGCTCCAGCCTACCCACTGACTGATGCCGACCGGCCACGAGATCCGCCTTGCTCGGGCGTGACAGGGCGATATGTACCCGCAACCACGCATGCACGTGCGACCAGCGCTCCAGCGTGTCGAGAAACGCCAGCTCACGCCCATTGCGCGCGGCGTGTACGAAGGCTACCTCGCCGAGCGGAGGATGCCCCGCGTCTGCCTGCTGAATCAGGGCATCCAACATGGCGATCATCGGCGTGATACCGACACCGGATGACAACAGCACGATGGGCGCGGGGGAGTCCTGCAACATGAAATCCCCCGCCGGTGGTGTCGCTTCCAGCACATCGCCCACCGCGAATTCATCATGTAACAGTCTCGAGGCGAGCCCCTTGGGATCGCGACGTACCGAGATGCGGTAGGCATTCTGCCCCGCCCGCCAGGCCTGCGAGAGACTGTAGCTGCGCATCACCGCAATCTCACCTGACGACAGGGAATGCTGTGGTGTGGAGGCCAGACGCAGGGTCAGAAACTGGCCGGCTTGATAGGCCGCGATTTCCGCCGATTCGCGAACCTGCCCCGCTTGCGGCCATGGCGTCAGATAAAAGGAGGTGATCGTGTCGCTTTCGCGCACCTTGTCGATGACGCGCAGACGTCTCAGCGTCGATGGCTCATCGCGCGTTGCCGGCCAGTCACCGGTGAGCGCAAGCGATGGCGAGCGTTCGATCAGTCGCCCCTGGGCCGGCAAGGCATTCTCGACATGCAGAACCTGCTCCGGCAGCACATCCACGATGCGCTCGGCGCCCTCGACCAGTGCTGCCCGCTGGGGATTCCAGTCGACCCGAGCATGCCCCTTGAGCAACAACACCTCGCCCGTGAGAAAGTCAGGAATCAACAGGCTGACACGAGAATCCAGCTCGATATTGCCCAGAGTATTGAAGAAGCGATTGCCAGCAAAATCGGGAAACGACAGGCTGCCATCGGCATTCATGTACAGAAAGCCTGGCCTGCCGCCACGATGCGAGACATCCACGCCGTTGGGCGCAGCGTCATCCAGCTCACCTGCGCGAGTCGCGATGAAGAAGGTGTCTGCCTGGGCCAGCAAGGCACGCGACACCTCATCGTTCAGTGCCACCTCACGGCTGGCGATCGATTTGGTCTGCTCGGAAGCCCAGTCGATCTCACGTTGCTGGATGTATTGCGGACAATTGCCGAAGCTCTGATCGACCCCGATCCGCAGCCCAACGGGTGCAATGTCTGCCACCGCGTCAGGGAAAAGCAAGGTGCCATTCAGACGATTGCGCCGCCGAGTGGCGAGGTCCAGTCCCAGCACGCCGACCTTGGTGCCGGGAGTAAAATCCAGTCCCAGCAATTCCGCCAGCGCGGGTCGTGCATGCACCTGCAGCTCACAGGGCGTGGCATCGCAGAGCTGCCCGGGCGGCGCAAAGCTCACCACCGCCCACGGCCAACCGTCGCTGTCAAGCACGCCCATGAACAGCACCGGCAGGCTCGCGAAGAACGCGACATGCTGTTCAGGCAGCCGGTCGCGCACATAGGGAGCGACCTGCTCGAGATAATGCTCTGGCACGCCAGCGCGCGCCTGGACACGTCGCTCACCTGCATGAAACACCTGCCGCTGCTCTTTCATGGGCAAACCCTCAGGATGACAGGGAGGCTCAGGCCAGTACCGGGCTCGTCGCCATGCCTACGAACCCCGGCTCGGCTTCGATACGCGCAAGCCAACCGCCAATGGTGGGATAAGAACTCAGGCTGACACCACCTTCCGGGGCATGGGCGATGTAGCTGTAAGCCGCGATGTCGGCCAAGGTGAGGCGCTCCCCCACCAGGTAGTGACGCTGTTCCAGATGGGACTCCATGACGGCAAACAGGGCATGGGCGCGAGCGATGGCCTGCTCGTGGTCAAAGGGAGCACCGAACACGGTGACCAGACGTGCGGTGCAGGGGCCAGCGGCAATCTCTCCGGCCGCCACCGAGAGCCAGCGCTGCACTTCGGCCGCCGCCAGCGCATCGCTGGGCATGAAGCGCTGCTCGCCGTCATAGCGCTGGGTCAAGTAGACAAGAATGGCGTTGGAATCACTCAGGAAGACGCCATTGTCCTCAATGGCCGGCACCTGCCCGAACGGACTGATCTTGAGAAACTCGGGCGCCTTGTGCGCGCCGTTGGCCATATCGAGATCCACCGTCTCATAGGGAATGCCCAGCAGCGCCAGCATCAGCTCGACGCGGTGACAGTGGCCGGACTTGGGATTGCGGAACAGACGGATGGGCGCTGACGCGGCAGCAAGGCGTGAGTTCATGATTCACCTGACAATGTGAGGAAAGAGCAAAGAGGAAAGAGCCGAGAGCGGCAAAGCGCAGTGCGCTGCAGGAAACGTGACTGGCGATGACGACTCAGAAGCCGAAATCGCTCAACCCGGGGTGGTCATCCGGTCGGCGCCCCAATGGCCAATGGAACTTGCGCTCGCTCTGCGCGATGGGGTGCTCATTGATGCTGGCGTGGCGATGGGTCATCAGGCCCTGCTCATCGAACTGCCAGTTCTCATTGCCGTAGGCGCGAAACCACTGCCCGCTGTCATTGCGATATTCATAGGCGTAACGCACGGCGATCCGATTCCCTGCGCTAGCCCACAGCTCCTTGATCAGGCGATAGTCGAGCTCGCTTGCCCACTTGCGGTTCAGGAAGGCCACCACCTCATCACGGTCGGTCACGAATTCGGCACGATTGCGCCAACGGGTGTCCGGCGAATACGCCAGCGCTACCTTCTCGGGGTCACGGCTGTTCCAGCCATCTTCGGCAAGACGCACCTTGTATGCCGCAGTGTCTGGCGTGAACGGTGGCAAGGGATGGCGGGGGAGATTGGCTGACATGAAAGAGGCTCCAGCGGTTGGGGTGATCAAACACATCCCCACACTACTCTCCTCACCTGGCTGCTAGAATCCTCAGCAAACACAATTCATTATTCCAACTCATGACAATAATCGCCGTGAACAGGAGCCAGCGATGGACCGACTGCAGACACTGGAGGTCTTCGTGGCCGTGGCGGATGCCGAAAGCTTCGCGGCAGGCAGCCGCGTGCTGGGCATGAGCGCTCCCTCGGTGACACGCGGCATCAATGCCCTGGAAGCCCGCCTGGGTGCCCGCCTGTTCACGCGTACCACACGTCGCGTACGCCTGACCGAGATCGGTGAGCGATATCTGGCGGATGCACGGCGCATCCTGGCGGAGCTTCAGGCAGCGGAGGATGGTGTCAGCGGCGCCGCGACACGCCCTACCGGCGTATTGCGCATCACCTGCCCCACCGAGTTCGGTCGCATTCACGTGATGCCGCTGCTGATGGAGTATCTGGAGCACTATCCCGAAATGCGTGCCGAGGTGGTGATGGTGGACCGCGTGGTCAACATGATCGAGGAAGGCTTCGATATCGCCGTGCGCATCGGTTCCCTGCCGTCCTCGGGGCTTACGGCGCTGAGAGTCGGCAGCGTGCGGCGCGTGGTGTGTGGCTCACCGACCTATTTCGCCCGCGAAGGCATGCCTGCCTCACTGGAAGCGCTGGCCACACAGCGCGTCATCGCTTCAAGCACGCTGAGCAACGGCAGGGAGTGGCGTTTCGGCCGTGAAGGAGAACACTCCGTACGCGTAAGCCCACGGCTAACGATGAGCAGCATTGCTGCCTGCATCGAGGCGGCACGCAGTGGCTGGGGCATCACCCGCGTGCTCTCGTATCAGGTCGGCGAAGATCTTGCGGCGGGTCGCCTGCAGGCCGTACTGGAGGCGCTCGAACCACCGCCGCTGCCGATCCACCTGTTGCACAGCGAGGGTCGTGGCGCGGTGGCCAAGGTCCGCACCTTCCTGGACTTTGCCGCCGAACGCCTGCGCGCCGACCCGGTGCTGAATCCCGCACCGTCAGCGTGATTGACCGACTGAGCCTACCTCCGGCGCGTTGAAGGCCGTCATGTTCTCGCGCAGCAAACCAAGCAGACGATCGGCACCGACGCTCAGTTGCCGGCCCAGTCGGCTGATCAGTTGCACATGCGGCGTGATGAAAGGCGCTTCCTGAAGCGACAGCCGACACAGCCGTCCGGCATCGACCTCCTCGGCCACCACGAAATCCGGCAGCAGGGTCACGCCGCCCTGCAGCGCGAACTGCTTGAGCATCGCCAGCGCGTTGCAGGTGAGCGTCGGGCTCAGTATCACCCCGGCCTGATGCTCCGCCTGGGCGACAATCTGACGGATGCCGAACGACACTTCCGGCAGCGCCAGGGCATGGCCCTCGAGCGCCGCCAGTGTCAGTGGCTCGCGCGCACCCTCGGCCTCACGCGCCAGTGGATGCGCAGGATTGACTACCGCACACACCGGTTGCGGTCGCGAGACATGCGTGCGGATCTTGGGGTCGCGAGGCGGATGGAACACCAGTCCCAGATGCGCCTCGTCCTCGACGACCTGACGGATCACTTCATTGGTCCCGCACAGATTCACCTTGAGTTCGATGCCCGGATAGCGCGCAGAGAAACGGCTCAAGGGCCCCCCCAGCCCCTCGATGAAGCCCTCCCCGATCGCCAGTATCAGCGAGCCGCTCTGCAGGCCCTTCAATGACTGCAATGACTCCAGCAATACCTCCTGTTGCGCCAGTCGCTGCCGGTAGTATTCGAGCACCCGCTCCCCGGCTTCCGTCGGCTTGACCCCACGGCGATGGCGCTCAAGCAAAGGCATGCCCAGCTCATGCTCCAGCTGGGTGATCTGTCGACTGACCGCAGACGGCGCCACATTCAGATAATCCGCCGCCGCTCTCACGCTGCCCAGTCTGGCCGCCTCATGGAAATGACGGATACGTCGTTCCTGCACCAGGCTCATCACGCCCCCAGCATTGCTTTGAAAGCAACATTAAAGTGAATTCGGGATTATTGCTGGAACACAGAAGCGCTGTCCATACTCGGGTCATTGGCTGGCAACCGCCATCGGCTCAAGCGCGATGACACATGCATGGCGAACATTGAGCGACCACTAGAGGCGCAGGCGATGGACACTCTCTGGCAGCAACTACGCGAGCAGGCGCTGACACTCAGCGAGCGCAACCCGATTCTCAAGGCCCATCTCGAGCAGCGTGTCTTGCGTCACGCCTCCTTCCCCGAGGCACTGGCCAGCCATCTCGCCCTGCAACTGCAGCCGCAGCCGGTGAGGTCGACTTGTCACGATGGTTCACGACACTCATCGAGGCGACACCCGGCATCTGCGCAGGCGCGGCTGCCGACATCACCCGCGTCGTTACCCTCAATCCTGCCTGCCCGAACCACCTGTCAGCCTTTCTCACCTTTCGTGGTATCCAGGCCGTGCAGGCCCATCGCATCGCGCACAGCCTGTAGTCACATGGCGACGCCACCAGTGCGGTGCTGCTGCAGAACTGGGCCGCCAATTGCTGGGCGATCGATATCCATCCGGCAGCCCGCCTGGGCAAGGGACTTTTCGTCGATCATGGCATCGGGCTGGTGATCGGCGAGACCGCCATCGTCGAGGATGAGGTCAGTCTGTGGCATGGCGTCACACTGGGCAGCACGCTCGGCGAGGCGGGAGTGCGCCATCCTCACGTTCGCCGTGGGGCGCTGGTCTGCGCCGGAGCCACCGTACTGGGCAATATCGAGGTCGGCGAGAACGCCATCGTGGCCGCCAATGCCGTGGTGCTGAAGCCTGTCACCGCCGGCAGCGTCGTGGCGGGTACACCGGCTCGAGTCGTCGGACAGGCACCCAACTCGCTCGCCACGTTCTGCCATTCACCAGACATAACCCAGCCTGAAGCCCGCCAATGACACCAATCTCACTCAAGGAGTGATCGTCATGAGTCTTCCACGTCAGTCACCGCAAGGCATCGACCACCCGCTGGTCACCGTACGTGATCACGCAGAGGCATTGGCGCTATATCGCAGGATGGGCTTCGCACCCTCGCCCGTCAGCTATCACCCCTGGGGCAGTGTCACCTCGTTGATGATGTTCCGAGACAACTTCATCGAGGTGATCGGCATCGACGATGCCAGCAAGTTCGGCACCAATTCCAGCGTGACCTGTGACGGTGAGCGCTTCTGCTTTGGCCGCCAGCTGGGCGAGTTTCTGACGCGTGGCGAGGAAGGCGTGTCACTGGTCGCACTGCATAGCCGTGACGCGGACGCCGACCATCAACGCCTGACGGCTGCAGGCTTGCCAAGCCAGGGACGCATCGATTTTCGGCGCAAGATGACGCTGCCGGATGGCCGCGATGATGAAGCGGTCGTCTCGCTGGCACTCTTCATCGACCCGACACTGCCGGATGCCTCCAACTTCCTCTGCCATCAGCATCGTCCCGAGCTCATCTGGGTCAAGGGCTGGCAGCAGCATCCCAATGAGGTCGATGGCATCACGGCGATCACCTATCTCGCCGAGCCAGGTGATCTGAAGACACCGCATCCGCTGGAAACACGCTGGCGAGCGATCTATGGCGATGCGGTGGCCTGGCGCGATGGCGTACTGGAAGCCGACAACGGCTGCGGCATGTTGCGCGCCGTGGATGCCGCCCAGGCAGCGCGAGAGTTCCCGCAGATGGCACTGCCCGCCAGCACGCAAGACCCGACCTCACGACCGCATGCCATCGCGATTCGTCTCAACACGCGCAACCCGCAAGCACTGCGCGAGCTTCTGACACGCAATGCGGTACCCCATCACCAGATTGATGAGCGGACCGTGGTCGATGCCCGCGCAGCCGGCAACGTGTTGCTCGAATTCGTCGGCGCCGAATGACGCCTCCTGCTTGCCACATCAGTTGGCGATTCCCCGCCGGCTGCCCCTTTTCACAACAATCGCATGACGATTCCAACCACGACAGGAACCACACAATGACAACAACCGTCGGTGTCATCGGCCTGGGCAACATGGGTGGCGGCATGGCCGCCACACTTGCTCGCCATGACTTCCCCGTCTTCGGGTTCGATCTCTCACAGGCTGCGCGTGACAAGGCCGCTGCGGCAGGCGTCACACCGGTCAGTTCACTGGCAGAGCTGCTGGACAGGATCGACGTCGTGATCCTCTCGCTGCCCAAGGCAGAGCAGGTAGAGCAGCTATGTCTGGGCAAGGAAGGCGCTCAGGAAACCGAACAGGACGCCATCAGTCTGCTGGCCCTGGGCAAGTCCGGCCTGATCGTGATCGACACCACCACCTCGACTCCCGAGACCAGCCGCAAGGTGGCGGCAGCGCTGGCGACTCGTGGTATCGACTTCATCGATGCACCGGTGTCCGGCGGCCCCAAGGGCGCGGCGAGTGGCAGCATGTCGATGGTGATCGGCGCCGAGGAGGAAGTGCTGGCCCGCGCCATGCCGGTACTGGAAGCCATAAGCGGCAGCCGCGTACACGTTGGCAGCTGTGGGGCGGGCAACGTCGCCAAGATCGCCAACAACATGCTCGCGGCCTGTCATCTGATCAGCACGGCGGAGGCCGTCTCCATGGCCGCCAAGGCAGGCGTATCGCCGGAGAAATTGCTGGAAGGCGTGAATGCGGGTTCGGGTCGCAGCGGCGCGAGTCAGGTGATGTTCCCCAGCTGGGTGATCAACAAGGCCTACGATTCCGGCTTCACCATGGGCCTGATGCGCAAGGATGTCGGGCTGGCCAGTGATCTGACGGCAGAACTGGGGCTGGCGCTTCCGCTCTCCAGTACCGTCGCGCAGCTCTGGGATGAGAGCCGCGCGACGCTGGATGACAGCGAAGACTTCTGCGCCATCGTGCAATGCACTGACCCGACCCTCTTTGGCCACGGAGAATAAGCCATGCTGACCCAGGACATGACCCCGGCATCCTCGACGTCTCAGCGTATCGCCGAATTGATGCAGAATTTTCATGACAGTGGCCAACCTCATGATGACAACTTTGTCATCAGCAGCCTGATCGGCGGCGAGTTCATCACCGGCACGGGTGAGCCCATCGAGGTGCGCAACGCGCATGATGACAGCCTGATGCTGTCCTTCCCGGATGCCGATGCGTCTCAGGTCGC
It includes:
- a CDS encoding L-lactate permease produces the protein MNQSLLALLAFVPLLLAGVLLIGFRMAARLAMPIVFVVTALIALLAWDMTFTRVLASSLQGLILTVAILWIIFGALLLLNTLKHSGGIAAIRNGFSGISPDRRVQAIIVAWLFGCFIEGASGFGTPAAVAAPLMVALGFPALAAVVVGMMVQSTPVSFGAVGTPIVVGVSGGLDKAGVSETLAANGSNWDSYFQLITSEVAITHGIIGICMPLIMVAVMVRFFGANRSWREGLEVAPFALFAGVCFVVPYVLAGLLLGPEFPSMIGAMVGLAIVVPAARKGFLLPSRTWDFPHADSWPAEWIGKLDMTLEPVEGRKPLSVGMGWLPYVLLAVLLVMSRVITPIKDTLTSWSFGWSSILGEGDISGSLQPLYLPGGILVVVVLLTIVLHRMRMRDVSAAVSESSRTILGAGFVLLFTIPMVRILINSGVNEADLVSMPVAMAQFIADGVGDIYPLFAPSVGALGAFIAGSNTVSNLMLADFQFNVAQALGISSAMMVALQAVGAAAGNMIAIHNVVAASATVGLLGREGVTLRKTILPTLYYVIFAGIIGMIAFHGLGVVDGLMR
- a CDS encoding nuclear transport factor 2 family protein gives rise to the protein MSANLPRHPLPPFTPDTAAYKVRLAEDGWNSRDPEKVALAYSPDTRWRNRAEFVTDRDEVVAFLNRKWASELDYRLIKELWASAGNRIAVRYAYEYRNDSGQWFRAYGNENWQFDEQGLMTHRHASINEHPIAQSERKFHWPLGRRPDDHPGLSDFGF
- a CDS encoding DUF2628 domain-containing protein, with the translated sequence MASFRILTHPQHGTRAVKIGWSWPAFFFGMFWALYKRMWLLAGSLFGFIVLSSVFIPATMEGQLISNVLFLGLNLTISLKGNQWYASLLETQGYQEQAQVSARNPDDALAVHANSQKASAADIRDHEQGAHSQDQDPVGGQRDGRETEHERKDGRHDGDDDENGDGGGDGGAGGKGSGNATGTFIG
- a CDS encoding 2Fe-2S iron-sulfur cluster-binding protein translates to MFHAGERRVQARAGVPEHYLEQVAPYVRDRLPEQHVAFFASLPVLFMGVLDSDGWPWAVVSFAPPGQLCDATPCELQVHARPALAELLGLDFTPGTKVGVLGLDLATRRRNRLNGTLLFPDAVADIAPVGLRIGVDQSFGNCPQYIQQREIDWASEQTKSIASREVALNDEVSRALLAQADTFFIATRAGELDDAAPNGVDVSHRGGRPGFLYMNADGSLSFPDFAGNRFFNTLGNIELDSRVSLLIPDFLTGEVLLLKGHARVDWNPQRAALVEGAERIVDVLPEQVLHVENALPAQGRLIERSPSLALTGDWPATRDEPSTLRRLRVIDKVRESDTITSFYLTPWPQAGQVRESAEIAAYQAGQFLTLRLASTPQHSLSSGEIAVMRSYSLSQAWRAGQNAYRISVRRDPKGLASRLLHDEFAVGDVLEATPPAGDFMLQDSPAPIVLLSSGVGITPMIAMLDALIQQADAGHPPLGEVAFVHAARNGRELAFLDTLERWSHVHAWLRVHIALSRPSKADLVAGRHQSVGRLELASLAGNLSGLALSHVYLCGSEGFMRAQYAALMALGLPRERLHHEFFGLGSLEEGNTLAVAQSADFQARLPERTQVTFTPRGAPGQPSSSDAGITRQWTPEQGNLLELAEQSGVNALSSCRSGRCGSCALRLVEGQVQYPEPPQAAVAQGQVLMCCAYPAGEAPLVIQTL
- a CDS encoding cold shock and DUF1294 domain-containing protein; translation: MNLQGRLTRWNDDKGFGFITPASGGKDVFAHISAYQGRGRPKASAQVHYQLGMDDNNRPRAIRFRTHGAGASTTSTGVWLAWLVALAVMVVLGAGWWQERLPWMLPAAYLGMSLVAYMAYRVDKLAATESEQRVREDTLHFMELLCGWPGALIAQQSLRHKTRKTSYRLVFWCAVLLNIAAVSWLTLSPDAATLRDLLGFPVMAGEATIRWS
- a CDS encoding glutathione S-transferase family protein, with the protein product MNSRLAAASAPIRLFRNPKSGHCHRVELMLALLGIPYETVDLDMANGAHKAPEFLKISPFGQVPAIEDNGVFLSDSNAILVYLTQRYDGEQRFMPSDALAAAEVQRWLSVAAGEIAAGPCTARLVTVFGAPFDHEQAIARAHALFAVMESHLEQRHYLVGERLTLADIAAYSYIAHAPEGGVSLSSYPTIGGWLARIEAEPGFVGMATSPVLA
- a CDS encoding 2OG-Fe(II) oxygenase, with the translated sequence MTHSVLHPTRLQQTRLQQARELELPSREAMLRRAPSVQQFWDSHRQLLSDAWREWEAVEPDDLAILDSGLIDKALRTAVKQAWENPERETDVKALMTEVATDVYQFQLFDVERIVDLRNLLEKAWDAGIPLRPPYGIVLNRRGAMLDRRSEGYLAAPSFQAFYQQLLDTYMRPISRLLFPEIMGYDSQSFGFSIHYQPTTDASIRPHTDASSVTLNINMNLPDETFEGSELDVLEAASGDAVRFSFTPGSAMLHRGNVPHAAQPITSGQRSNLVLWLYGERGQIPPQGAQRRPIPARERWVSTGAEQDDYAPF